The Streptomyces sp. ICC1 DNA window CCGCGGGCCCGCTCCCAGGGGCCCTGGGAGCGGCGCACGCTCTGCACCTTGGCGTGCGGGACGATCTCCGTGCGCCGGCACAGGCGGCCGCGCCGGGCCGCGAACACGTCCTCGGAGACGGCCAGCCCGTAGCCCTTCCACCACACCGGCACCACCCACCGGGACCCGGACCGGGACGCGGGCGCGAAGACGAGGCCCGCGAGGTCGACCCCGGGCAGGACCTGGGCGACGACCGCGTGGGCGGCGGCCCGGGTCGCCACCGGGACCAGGACGTCGTTCTTCGAGCCGGCCACCGCGAGCTCCACCCGGACCCAGCCGCGCCGCCGCCACAGCAGCGGCTCGACGATCCGTACGGTCTGCACGCGCCCCGGCGGCACCGTCTCGTGGGCCCGGTCCAGCAGTCCGTGGTCCAGGCGCAGCCCGTCCGGGGACTCGGCGACCGTCCAGTCGTACTCGGCGAGGTAGCGGCCCGCGCTGGCCTTCCAGACCGCGCCCAGGACCGGGAGCAGGGTCGCGGCGGCCACCCACGGGCTGGAGCTGAACCACCACACCGCGGCCGGGCCGAGGATCCCGCCGGCCAGCGCCGCCCAGGCGGACAGCGTGAGCAGCAGCGACACCGCCAGGTCGCGCGGGCTCACCCGCAGCAGCTCCCGCTCGGGGGCCTCGCCCACGACGACGGCCTCCGCCGGGGCGAAGCCGGCCGCGCGGGCCAGCAGCTCGGCGCGGAGCACGACGGCGTCCTGCTCGCCGAGGAACGCCAGCTCGTCCTTGTCGTCGGTGCCGATCACGTCGAGGCGGAGCTTGGCCACCCCGGCGATGCGGGCCAGCAGCGGGCGGGTGACGTCGACGGCCTGGATCCGGTCGAGCCGGATGTGCGCGGTGCGGCGGAAGAGGAGCCCGCTGCGGATGCGCAGTTCGGTGTCGGTGACGGCGTAGTGCGTGAACCACCAGCTGAGGAAGCCGTACACGCCGAAGACGAGGACCAGCCCGGCGAGCGCCGCGACCCGCAGGAGCGCGGAGACGGCGGCCGCCCACTCGGTGACGTTCTCGCCCTGCTGGGCGAGGATGCCGACGGTCGCGGCGATCGGCACCCAGGCGCGGCGCAGCGGTGTGAGGAAGTGCAGCCGCCGCTCGGACCCGGGTGCGGGGGACGCGGGCGCACCCGGGGCTGGCCCTTATACACATCTGACGCTGCCGACGATCCACTCCGTGTACACGGAACGTACACGGGCCGCGATCGGGCCGGCCGGGCGGTCGTGGCGGCCGCGGCGGCCCCGGTGGTCGTGGCGGCCGCATGTGAGGCGTTCGAGGGGGCCCGGGTGCACGCCTGGACGCGGAGGACGTTTTTTCGGCCATTCGGGTCCGGCGGGGCGGGCCGGTTCCCGCGGACCCGAGGCGGCCGTGCCCCCGCCGGCCGGGCCCGCCAGCGGCCCCCGCACCCGGCGCCGCCGGGGCGCCGCCGGGGCGCCCCGCGACAGCTGGCGCCGGATCGTGCCCCAGGCCCTCGTCGTCGCCTTCCTCGCCGGCGGCACCACCGCCTTCGTCGCCGCCGACAAGGCCGTACGCCTCACCGTGGACGGGGTCCCGCAGACCCTGCACACCTTCGCCGACGACGTCGACGCACTGCTCGCCGCCGAAGGCCTCGGCGTCGGCCCCCACGACCTCGTCGCCCCGGCCAGGGGAGAGGCGCTCGACGACGGCGACGAGATCGTCGTCCGCTACGGCCGCCCGCTGCGCCTGACCCTCGACGGAGAGCACCGCGACGTGTGGACCACGGCCCGCACCGTGGACGGCGCGCTGCGCCAGTTCGGCATCCGCGCCGAGGGCGCCCACCTCTCCGCCCCCCGCACCGCCCCCGTCCCGCGCACCGGCCTCGCCCTCGCCGTCCGCACCGAACGCAGCATCACCTTCATGGCAGACGGCCGCGAGAGCCTCGTCCGCACCAACGCCGCCACCGTCCGCGAAGCCCTCGACCAGGCCGGGATCACGCTCCGCGGCCAGGACACCACCTCCGTGCCCCCCGGCGCCTTCCCGCGCGACGGCCAGACCGTCACCGTCCTGCGCATCACCGGCACCCGCGAGATCCGCGAGGAGCGCATCCCGTACGAGACCGAGAAGGTCAAGGACGCCTCCCTCTTCGCCGGCACCGAGGTCGTGGAGCGCTCCGGGCGCCCGGGGGCCCGCCGGGTCACCTACAGCCTGCGCACCGTCAACGGGGTCGGGCAAAAGCCCCGCCGCATCGCCGAGGAGACCGTCCGCGAACCCGTCGACCAGCTCGTCAAGGTGGGCACCAAGCCGCTGCCGAACTCCGTCGCCGGCGCCGACGGCCTGGACTGGGGCGCGCTGGCCCGCTGCGAATCCGGCGGGCGGCCCGCCGCCACCGACCCCTCGGGGACCTACGGGGGCCTCTACCAGTTCGACGTACGGACCTGGCAGTCCCTCGGCGGCAGCGGCCGCCCGCAGGACGCGCCGGGCCCGGAACAGACGTACCGCGCCAAGAAGCTCTACGTGCAGCGGGGGGCGAGTCCGTGGCCGCACTGCGGCCGTACCCTTTATCGGTGAGCACAGCAGAGCAGCAGCCCGAGTCCGAGCATCCCGAGACCTCGTCCGAGGCCTCGCCCGAGGCCACCTCCGCGCCCGAGGCCTCCGCCCTCCTCGGCGCGGCCGACATCCGGGAGCTGGCCGCCGTACTCGGCGTGAAGCCGACGAAGCAGAAGGGCCAGAACTTCGTCATCGACGCCAACACGGTGCGCCGCATCGTGCGCACCGCCGAGGTCCGCCCGGACGACGTGGTCGTCGAGGTCGGACCCGGCCTAGGCTCGCTGACGCTCGCCCTGCTCGAAGCCGCGGACCGGGTCGTCGCCGTCGAGATCGACGACATCCTCGCCGCCGCGCTGCCCGCCACCATCGAGGCCCGCATGCCGCGGCGCAAGGACCGCTTCGCGCTGGTCCACTCCGACGCGATGCTCGTGACCGAGCTGCCCGGCCCGGCGCCGACCGCACTCGTCGCGAACCTGCCGTACAACGTGGCCGTGCCGGTGCTGCTGACCATGCTCGACCGCTTCCCCAGCATCGAGCGGACCCTGGTCATGGTGCAGGCGGAGGTCGCCGACCGGCTCGCCGCCAAGCCCGGCAACAAGGTGTACGGAGTCCCCTCCGTCAAGGCCAACTGGTACGCGGACGTCAAGCGGGCCGGCTCCATCGGCCGCAACGTCTTCTGGCCCGCGCCGAACGTCGACTCCGGGCTCGTCTCCCTGGTCCGCCGGGCGGAGCCCGTCAAGACCACCGCGTCCAAGGCCGAGGTCTTCGCGGTCGTCGACGCCGCCTTCGCCCAGCGCCGCAAGACGCTGCGCGCGGCGCTGTCCGGCTGGGCCGGATCGGCGCCGGGCGCCGAAGCCGCGCTCGTCGCGGCCGGGATCTCCCCGCAGGCCCGCGGCGAATCCCTGACCGTCGAGGAGTTCGCGGCGATCGCCGAGCACAAGCCCGCGCCGCTGAGGCCCGCGCTGTGAGCGTGACGGTACGGGTCCCCGCGAAGGTCAACGTCCAGCTCGCGGTGGGCGCGGCGCGGCCCGACGGCTTCCACGACCTGGCGAACGTCTTCCTGGCCGTGTCGCTGTACGACGAGGTCACCGCGGCGCCCGCCGACACCCTGAAGGTCACCTGCACCGGCCCCGACGCGGACAAGGTCCCCCTGGACCGCACCAACCTCGCCGCCCGGGCCGCCGAGATCCTCGCGGCCCGCAGCGGGCTGACCCCCGCCGTCCACCTCCACATCGACAAGCGCATCCCGGTGGCCGGCGGCATGGCCGGCGGCAGCGCGGACGGCGCCGCCGCCCTCCTGGCCTGTGACGCGCTGTGGGGCCTGGACACCCCGCGCGAGGACCTCCTCGCCCTCTGCGCGGAGCTGGGCAGCGACGTGCCGTTCAGCCTGGTCGGCGGGGCGGCGCTCGGCACCGGCCGCGGCGAGATCCTGACCCCGGTGGCCGCCGGAGCCTTCCACTGGGTGTTCGCCGTCGCCGACGGCGGGCTCTCCACCCCGGCGGTGTTCCGCGAGTTCGACCGCCTCACCGCGGACACCGGGGTCCCCGCCCCGCAGGCCTCCCCGGCGCTGCTCGCGGCCCTGGCCTCCGGCGACCCGGACGCGCTGGCCGCCACCCTGGCCAACGACCTCCAGCCGGCCGCCCTGTCGCTGCGCCCGCGGCTGGCCGACACCCTGGCCGCCGGCACGGACGCCGGAGCCCTGGCCGCCCTGGTCTCCGGCTCGGGCCCGACGACGGCCTTCCTGGTCCGCGACGCCGAGTCCGCGGCGAAGGTGGCGGCGGCCCTCGACGCCTCGCCGACCTGCCGCAGCACCCACGTGGCCACGAGCCCGGCCCCGGGTGCGACGGTACTCAGCCCGGGCTGAGTAGCCGCGCCCTGTCGCGGCCCCGGCCCGCGCGGGAGCGTAGGGGCATGGGAGCCAGCGCAAGCGAAATCGCCGCCGCCACCCCCGCCACGCGGGACCGGTACGTCGACCTGCTCAGGGTCGCCTCGCTCGGGACCGTCATCGCCGGACACTGGCTGATGGCCGCCGTCAGCACCGGCGGCATGGGAAACCTGCTCGCGATCGTGCCGCCGCTCCAGGTCCTCACCTGGGCGCTGCAGGTCATGCCGGTGTTCTTCTTCGTCGGCGGGTTCTCCCACGCGCTCTCCCACCGCTCCCTCGCCCGCACGGCCGACGGCCCCGTCTACGCCGCCTTCCTGCGGGCCCGGCTCCGACGGCTGCTGCGGCCGACCCTCGTCTTCGTCGCCGTCTGGACCGCCGCCGCCCTCACCGCGCAGCTGCTCGGAGCGGGCGGCGGGAACCTGTCCGGGGCCGCGTTCAGGCTGGTCACGCAGCCCCTGTGGTTCATCGGGATCTACCTCGCGATGGTCGCCCTCACCCCGCCCCTGCTCGCGCTGCACGAGCGGCACGGCTGGGCCGCCTTCGCCGCGCTGGCCGCGGCCGCCGCCGCCGTCGACGTCCTGCGGTTCGCCGGAGGCGTCCCGTACGCGGAGTTCCTCAACTTCGCCTTCGTCTGGCTGGCCGTCCACCAGCTCGGCTTCCTGCGCGCCGACGGCCGCATCCGCCGCCCCGGCGCGCTGGCCGCCGCCGGACTGGCCGGGGCGCTCGCGCTGGTGGCGTACGGGCCGTACCCCCTCTCCATGGTCGGGATGCCCGGCGAGAAGGTCTCCAACATGGCCCCGCCCACCCTCGCCCTGCTCGCCCACGCGCTCTGGCTCGTGGGCGCCGTCGAACTGCTCAGGGCACCCGCCGCCGCGTGGCTGGCCCGGCCCCGCGTCTGGCGCGCCGTGGTCAGCGCCAACGGGGTCGCCATGACCGCCTTCCTCTGGCACCTCACCGCCATGCTCGCCGTCTACGCCGCCCAGCTCGGCCTGGGCATCCCCCTGCCCGAGCCCGCCGGAGCCGCCTGGTGGGCCCAGGTGCCCGTCAGGTTCCTCGCGGCCGCCGTGCTGACCTGCGTACTGGTCGCGGTGTTCCGGCGCTTCGAGGCCCCCGGCCCGCGCGCCCCGGCCGCGGATCGGTCCCAGGATCCGGCCCCGGCCCCCGCCGCGGGTTCCGGACCCCGCGCCGCCGCCGGCACCGTGCTCTGCCTGCTCGGCGTCCTCGGCCTGTCCGTGACCGGTCTCGGCGGACTCCTGGACGGGCACAGCGCCACCCTGATCGCCCTCCCGGTCACCGCGCCCGCCGCGATCGCCATGGCCCTCGGCGGGTGGCTCCTGGTGGAACGGTCCGGCACTTCGCGGAGGGTTAGGCTGAGGGGCTGATCCACACCCCTTCCCTGGAGCGCTCCTGATGGCCGTCAACCTGGTCAATGTCGAGGCAGTCAGCAAGGTGTACGGCACCCGTACCCTGCTCGACGGCATCTCCCTCGGCGTATCCGAGGGGGACCGGATCGGTGTCGTCGGCCGCAACGGCGATGGCAAGACCACCCTCATCCGCATGCTCGCGAAACTGGAGGAACCCGACACCGGCCGGGTCACCCAGTCGGGAGGCCTGCGGATGGGCGTGCTCACCCAGCACGACTCCCTGGACCCCAAGGCCACCGTCCGGCACGAGATCATCGGAGACATGGCCGACCACGAGTGGGCCGGCAACTCCAAGATCCGCGACGTCCTGACCGGACTCTTCGGCGGCCTCGACCTGCCCGGCTTCGGACAGGGCCTCGACACCGTCATCGGCCCGCTCTCCGGCGGCGAGCGCCGGCGCATCGCGCTCGCCCAGCTGCTCATCGCCGACCAGGACCTCCTCGTACTCGACGAGCCCACCAACCACCTCGACGTCGAGGGCATCTCCTGGCTGGCCAAGCACCTCCAGGAGCGCCGCTCCGCGCTCGTCTGCGTCACGCACGACCGGTGGTTCCTGGACCAGGTCTGCACCCGCATGTGGGACGTCCAGCGCGGCGAAGTCCACGAGTACGAGGGCGGCTACAGCGACTACGTCTTCTCCCGCGCCGAGCGCGACCGCATCGCCGCGACGGAGGAGTCCAAGCGGCAGAACCTGATGCGCAAGGAGCTCGCCTGGCTGCGCCGCGGCGCCCCGGCCCGGACCTCCAAGCCCCGCTACCGCATCGAGGCCGCCAACGAGCTGATCGCCGACGTGCCGCCGCCGCGCGACAAGTCCGAGCTGATGAAGTTCGCCAACGCCCGCCTCGGCAAGACCGTGTTCGACCTGGAGGACGTGACCGTCCAGGCCGGGCCCAAGACCCTCCTCAAGCACCTCACCTGGCACCTGGGCCCCGGCGACCGCGTCGGCCTCGTGGGCGTCAACGGCGCCGGCAAGACCTCCCTGCTGCGGGCCCTCGGCGAGGCCGCCCGCACCCAGGGCGAGGTCCAGCCGGCCGCCGGCACGGTGACCGTGGGCAAGACCGTCAAGCTGGCCTACCTCTCTCAAGAAGTCGGCGAGCTCGACCCGTCCCTGCGCGTCCTGGAGGCCGTCCAGCGCGTCCGCGACCGGGTCGACCTCGGCCAGGGCCGCGAGATGACGGCAGGCCAGCTGTGCGAGCAGTTCGGCTTCACCAAGGAGAAGCAGTGGACGCCGGTCGGCGACCTCTCCGGCGGCGAGCGGCGCCGGCTGCAGATCCTGCGCCTGCTGATGGACGAACCCAACGTCCTGTTCCTCGACGAGCCCACCAACGACCTCGACATCGAGACCCTGACCCAGCTGGAGGACCTCCTCGACGGCTGGCCCGGCTCGATGATCGTGATCTCGCACGACCGGTTCTTCATCGAGCGCACCACCGACACGGTGATGGCCCTGCTCGGCGACGCGAGCCTGCGGATGCTGCCGCGCGGCCTGGACGAGTACCTGGAGCGCCGCCGCAAGATGATCGACGCGGCCGCCCCGGCGCCCGCGCCGGCCGCCGCGGGCAAGTCCTCGGCCTCCGGGGACGCGCGCGCCGCGAAGAAGGAGCTGCAGAAGATCGAGCGGCAGCTCAACAAGATGTCGGACCGCGAGACCAGCCTGCACGCCCAGATCGCCGAGAACTCCACCGACTTCGACAAGGTCGCCAAGCTCGACGCCGAGCTGCGGGAACTCATCTCGAACCGGGACGAGTTGGAGATGCGCTGGCTGGAGCTCGCCGAGGAGGCGTGAGTTCCGGGGGCACCCCGCCCCAACTGGCCGGATAACGGCGGCATCACGGGCCGGTCCTCCCTTGGGCACAGGGGCGGGACCGGCCCGGCCACTTCTTCCCGTCAGTGATAGAAAGGGCATCCTCCGACCACCCGACGCCGAAGGTATGCGCTGATGACCGAGCCGCCCCAGCCGCCGAACCAGCCGCCGACACCTTCCGGTTACGGGCACCTGCCCGGGCCGCCGCAACCGGGCTACGGCTACCCGCAGCAAGGCGAGAACCCGTACGCCCAGCAGCCGCAGCCGCAGCCGCAGCCGCAGCCGCAGCCGCAGCAGCCGCCGCAGCAGGGCGCGCCGCAGGGCCCGTACGGCCAGCAGCCGCCCGGCGGCTACGGCTTCCCGCCGCCGCCCCCGAACATGCCGCCCGGCGCCCCCGGTGCCCCCGGCATGCCGCCGGCGCCGCCCGGCAAGCCGAACAAGAAGCTCGCCGTGGTGATCGCGGCCGCCGTCGCCGGCGTGCTCGTCCTCGGCGTCGGCGGCTACTTCGCCTTCGTCAAGGACGACGGCAAGGTCAAGGACCAGCCCGTGGCGCAGGACTCCACCGCGCCCGCCGACGACAAGGCCTCGCCCTCGCCCTCCGTGGACAAGGGCGACGGCAGCGGCAACGGCAGCGGCGACGAGGAAGACCTCAACGCCGGCCGCAAGCAGGGCGAGGACAAGGTCCTCTGGTTCAAGACCAGCAAGATCGACGGTCCCGGCTCGGGCGTCGACTCCAAGGGGCAGTGGATCGTCGGCGACACCGTCGTCAAGACGGTCTGGAAGTCGGTCTCGGGCTACGGCATCGCGGACGGCAAGGAGAAGTGGACCCTCACCCTCCCCACCCTGATCTGCGCAGTCACCGACCAGACCGCGGACGGCAAGACCGTCGTCCTGTACAAGGACGGCGAGTCCGACACCGCCACCTGCAACCAGATGCGGATGATCGACCTCAAGAACGGCAAGGAGGGGTGGTCGAAGGAGGTCCCGAAGGAAGGACTCTTCGACAGCTTCAGCGGCCCGGAGCTCGCGATCGCGGGGGACACCCTCGTCGTCAACCGGGTGGGCATGAGCAGCGCCTTCAAGGTCAGCACCGGGGACAAGCTCTTCGACAACAAGCGGGCCGAGGGCTGCCAGCCCGGTGACTTCGTCGCGCTCGACGGCAAGATGATCGCCATCGCGACCTGCCTGGACGCGGACAAGACCGTCGAGGTCATGGACGCCGACCTGGCCACCGGAAAGAACACCTGGACCTACAAGCTGCCCAAGGGCTTCCAGGTCAAGGCCGTCTACTCGCTGGACCCGATCGTCCTCGACCTCGGCAAGACCGAGGGCAAGGAGCGCTCCATCGTGGTCCTGGGACCCGACGGCAAGCAGCGCACCACCGTCTCGGGCGAGGGCAGTTTCCCCGTCGGCTGCGGCGGATCCTTCGACCGGTCCCTGCAGGGCTGCGGCTCCTCGCGGGTCGACGCCAACACCCTCTACCTGTCCACCTCGGTCGACGACAACAAGGCGAACGAGGTCGTCGCCTTCGACCTGGGCACCGGCAAGGAGAAGTGGCGCACCCCGGCCGGCGAGGGCCGCACCCTCACCCCGCTCAAGGCGGCGGGCGGCCAACTGGTCGTCTACCGCAAGGCGGAGGGCGAGAGGGGCGGCGAGGTCCTCACCGTCCCGGCCGCCGGCGGCACCCCCACAGCCGTCCTGCGCAACCCCTCCGGCCCCGCGTCCACGGTGGAGAGCTCCTTCTACTCCCCGGTCATCGACTACGCGGACGGCCGGCTCTTCCTCTCGGCCTCCCACCTGCTCGCACAGAACAAGAACGAGAAGTTCCTGATGGTCTTCGGCAAGTGAGCGCTCCCCCTGAAGGCCGCGTTTCCCACGCAAGGAGATCCAGATGAGTACCCCGCCGCCCCCCAGCCAGCCGCCGTCCGGCGGTTTCGGCGCGCCGCAGGACCCCCCGCCGGGCGGCTTCGGCGGACCCCCGCCGGTGCCGCCGGTGCCGCTCGCCAAGCCCTCGGAGCCCCCGCGGCCGCCGGCCCAGCCGCCGACCGTCCCGGCCGCGCCGCCGGCCACGGCGCCGCCCGGCGCCTTGAGCGGGGTGAGGGTGCGGCCCTCCCCGGCCGGGGTGCGCCACTTCTCCTTGCCGGTGCCCAGGTCGAAGGCGACGAACTCGTTTGTCTTGTTGTCGTCGACCGCGGTGGACAGGTAGAGGGTGTTGGCGTCGACCCGCGCGGAGCCGCAGCCCTGCAGGGACCGGTCGAAGGATCACCCACCATCAAGGACATCGCCCGCCAGGCGGGGGTGTCGGAGAGCGCGGTCTCCTTCGCGCTCAACGACCGGCCGGGAGTCTCCGAGGGCACCCGCGCCCGTGTCCGCAAGGTCGCCGAAGAGCTCAGCTGGCAGCCCAACAGTGCGGCCCGCGCCCTCTCCGGCGAACGGTCCGGCGCCGTCGGGCTGGTCCTCGCCCGGCCGGCGCAACCCCTCGGCGGCGCGTACTTCCTCCTCCCGCTCCTGGCCTCCTTCGTCTTCACCGTGCACGTCCCCGGCCAGGGCATCAGCTTCGAGGCCTACACCCAACTGCTCTCCGCCGAAGGCTTCACCGAGAGCCTGCTGCTCTCACTGGGCCTCGCCGCCGCGACCATCGCCCTGTCGCTGCTCCTCGCCGTGCCCGCGCTGGTCGCCGTGCG harbors:
- a CDS encoding 4-(cytidine 5'-diphospho)-2-C-methyl-D-erythritol kinase, which encodes MSVTVRVPAKVNVQLAVGAARPDGFHDLANVFLAVSLYDEVTAAPADTLKVTCTGPDADKVPLDRTNLAARAAEILAARSGLTPAVHLHIDKRIPVAGGMAGGSADGAAALLACDALWGLDTPREDLLALCAELGSDVPFSLVGGAALGTGRGEILTPVAAGAFHWVFAVADGGLSTPAVFREFDRLTADTGVPAPQASPALLAALASGDPDALAATLANDLQPAALSLRPRLADTLAAGTDAGALAALVSGSGPTTAFLVRDAESAAKVAAALDASPTCRSTHVATSPAPGATVLSPG
- the rsmA gene encoding 16S rRNA (adenine(1518)-N(6)/adenine(1519)-N(6))-dimethyltransferase RsmA gives rise to the protein MRELAAVLGVKPTKQKGQNFVIDANTVRRIVRTAEVRPDDVVVEVGPGLGSLTLALLEAADRVVAVEIDDILAAALPATIEARMPRRKDRFALVHSDAMLVTELPGPAPTALVANLPYNVAVPVLLTMLDRFPSIERTLVMVQAEVADRLAAKPGNKVYGVPSVKANWYADVKRAGSIGRNVFWPAPNVDSGLVSLVRRAEPVKTTASKAEVFAVVDAAFAQRRKTLRAALSGWAGSAPGAEAALVAAGISPQARGESLTVEEFAAIAEHKPAPLRPAL
- a CDS encoding resuscitation-promoting factor, translated to MPPPAGPASGPRTRRRRGAAGAPRDSWRRIVPQALVVAFLAGGTTAFVAADKAVRLTVDGVPQTLHTFADDVDALLAAEGLGVGPHDLVAPARGEALDDGDEIVVRYGRPLRLTLDGEHRDVWTTARTVDGALRQFGIRAEGAHLSAPRTAPVPRTGLALAVRTERSITFMADGRESLVRTNAATVREALDQAGITLRGQDTTSVPPGAFPRDGQTVTVLRITGTREIREERIPYETEKVKDASLFAGTEVVERSGRPGARRVTYSLRTVNGVGQKPRRIAEETVREPVDQLVKVGTKPLPNSVAGADGLDWGALARCESGGRPAATDPSGTYGGLYQFDVRTWQSLGGSGRPQDAPGPEQTYRAKKLYVQRGASPWPHCGRTLYR
- a CDS encoding PQQ-binding-like beta-propeller repeat protein; its protein translation is MTEPPQPPNQPPTPSGYGHLPGPPQPGYGYPQQGENPYAQQPQPQPQPQPQPQQPPQQGAPQGPYGQQPPGGYGFPPPPPNMPPGAPGAPGMPPAPPGKPNKKLAVVIAAAVAGVLVLGVGGYFAFVKDDGKVKDQPVAQDSTAPADDKASPSPSVDKGDGSGNGSGDEEDLNAGRKQGEDKVLWFKTSKIDGPGSGVDSKGQWIVGDTVVKTVWKSVSGYGIADGKEKWTLTLPTLICAVTDQTADGKTVVLYKDGESDTATCNQMRMIDLKNGKEGWSKEVPKEGLFDSFSGPELAIAGDTLVVNRVGMSSAFKVSTGDKLFDNKRAEGCQPGDFVALDGKMIAIATCLDADKTVEVMDADLATGKNTWTYKLPKGFQVKAVYSLDPIVLDLGKTEGKERSIVVLGPDGKQRTTVSGEGSFPVGCGGSFDRSLQGCGSSRVDANTLYLSTSVDDNKANEVVAFDLGTGKEKWRTPAGEGRTLTPLKAAGGQLVVYRKAEGERGGEVLTVPAAGGTPTAVLRNPSGPASTVESSFYSPVIDYADGRLFLSASHLLAQNKNEKFLMVFGK
- a CDS encoding ABC-F family ATP-binding cassette domain-containing protein, encoding MAVNLVNVEAVSKVYGTRTLLDGISLGVSEGDRIGVVGRNGDGKTTLIRMLAKLEEPDTGRVTQSGGLRMGVLTQHDSLDPKATVRHEIIGDMADHEWAGNSKIRDVLTGLFGGLDLPGFGQGLDTVIGPLSGGERRRIALAQLLIADQDLLVLDEPTNHLDVEGISWLAKHLQERRSALVCVTHDRWFLDQVCTRMWDVQRGEVHEYEGGYSDYVFSRAERDRIAATEESKRQNLMRKELAWLRRGAPARTSKPRYRIEAANELIADVPPPRDKSELMKFANARLGKTVFDLEDVTVQAGPKTLLKHLTWHLGPGDRVGLVGVNGAGKTSLLRALGEAARTQGEVQPAAGTVTVGKTVKLAYLSQEVGELDPSLRVLEAVQRVRDRVDLGQGREMTAGQLCEQFGFTKEKQWTPVGDLSGGERRRLQILRLLMDEPNVLFLDEPTNDLDIETLTQLEDLLDGWPGSMIVISHDRFFIERTTDTVMALLGDASLRMLPRGLDEYLERRRKMIDAAAPAPAPAAAGKSSASGDARAAKKELQKIERQLNKMSDRETSLHAQIAENSTDFDKVAKLDAELRELISNRDELEMRWLELAEEA
- a CDS encoding acyltransferase family protein: MGASASEIAAATPATRDRYVDLLRVASLGTVIAGHWLMAAVSTGGMGNLLAIVPPLQVLTWALQVMPVFFFVGGFSHALSHRSLARTADGPVYAAFLRARLRRLLRPTLVFVAVWTAAALTAQLLGAGGGNLSGAAFRLVTQPLWFIGIYLAMVALTPPLLALHERHGWAAFAALAAAAAAVDVLRFAGGVPYAEFLNFAFVWLAVHQLGFLRADGRIRRPGALAAAGLAGALALVAYGPYPLSMVGMPGEKVSNMAPPTLALLAHALWLVGAVELLRAPAAAWLARPRVWRAVVSANGVAMTAFLWHLTAMLAVYAAQLGLGIPLPEPAGAAWWAQVPVRFLAAAVLTCVLVAVFRRFEAPGPRAPAADRSQDPAPAPAAGSGPRAAAGTVLCLLGVLGLSVTGLGGLLDGHSATLIALPVTAPAAIAMALGGWLLVERSGTSRRVRLRG
- a CDS encoding PH domain-containing protein; its protein translation is MHFLTPLRRAWVPIAATVGILAQQGENVTEWAAAVSALLRVAALAGLVLVFGVYGFLSWWFTHYAVTDTELRIRSGLLFRRTAHIRLDRIQAVDVTRPLLARIAGVAKLRLDVIGTDDKDELAFLGEQDAVVLRAELLARAAGFAPAEAVVVGEAPERELLRVSPRDLAVSLLLTLSAWAALAGGILGPAAVWWFSSSPWVAAATLLPVLGAVWKASAGRYLAEYDWTVAESPDGLRLDHGLLDRAHETVPPGRVQTVRIVEPLLWRRRGWVRVELAVAGSKNDVLVPVATRAAAHAVVAQVLPGVDLAGLVFAPASRSGSRWVVPVWWKGYGLAVSEDVFAARRGRLCRRTEIVPHAKVQSVRRSQGPWERARGVADVHVDTGANATVTARLRGAAEAAELLHAQAARSHASRAWARPDRWMT